GCCACCCCAGAAACGGGAACGGATTTCGATGCGCACGCCCAGCGTCGTTCCGACATTGCGCAGCACCTTATCGATACTGGCGATCGGAAACGAACCGGATACCCGAACGCCGGCGATGGCCGGGTCGCAGGAAAGGGCGTCGGATGTGTAGCGGCCCAGTTCGGCCAGGAAATCGTCCAGCCGCATGCCGCGCGCCACGATGAAGCCGTCCCGCCATGCAATCACGGATTCGTCGGCCCTGGATGGCGGGTCCACGGTCCGCGAGCTGTAGCGCGTGCCGAACCCCGCCCGCACGACAAGGCTTGCACCCGGGTTGTCCCGGGGCCGCACTTCGACCGCGCCTTCGAAGACATCGAGCGCCGTGCCGCCATCGAACCGCCTGACCCGGTAGACGGTGCCCAACGCCCGCGCCATGCCTTCTGCCGTCTCCACCAGGAAAGGCCGGGCGTTGGGCGAGGAGTCCGCCGCCGTGGCGATGACGATTTCGCCTGCGAGCAATGCCACTCGGCGTTGTGCCGCATCGAAGCGGACG
The sequence above is a segment of the Bordetella genomosp. 9 genome. Coding sequences within it:
- a CDS encoding FecR domain-containing protein yields the protein MTSFPPASPWYRATPDAAQVPPEVAERALEWLLALQDDGGCPAIKEAWQRWRTEHPDHERAWQRIESVRCRLEPLASPFNAAVAQATLAPPPAPHRRRAVKAMAVMIAGGAAAWGVEAFAPWRQWASDYRTGVGERRTWVLEDGTRVLLNTDSAIDVRFDAAQRRVALLAGEIVIATAADSSPNARPFLVETAEGMARALGTVYRVRRFDGGTALDVFEGAVEVRPRDNPGASLVVRAGFGTRYSSRTVDPPSRADESVIAWRDGFIVARGMRLDDFLAELGRYTSDALSCDPAIAGVRVSGSFPIASIDKVLRNVGTTLGVRIEIRSRFWGGKAVRLTPVPAAQRI